Within Pelistega ratti, the genomic segment GATGGAAGTTAATGACCAACTGCCAAAAAAATTGACATCCACTGCTTGTACATTTTTGACAGCAAACAGCACAATCAATACAAAAAAGACGAGTCGCAAAGTCCAAATTACATAATGCATAAAAAACTCCTCGTTGTAGCACTATCTTATTGTAATAGATTCCATGAAGTATAGCATTAAAGATTAGGTTTTCCTATAAGCATTATCATTAATGGTTATCTACTAATGCTTTCTAGGTATTCAAATAATAAAAAAGCTCAAGTACCAAGTACTTGAGCCTTATGATTCATAACGCCGATAATATTATGACTTATCTTGTGTTTTGAATACGAAATCCACTCTTTCACGTAATTCCTTACCTGCTTTAAAGTGAGGTACACGTTTACCCGGTACTTCTACTTGTTCACCAGTTTTAGGATTACGTCCCATTCTGGGAGCTCGTTGAGAAAGAGAAAAGCTACCAAAACCACGAATCTCAATACGCTGACCATTCGATAAAGCTTCGGTCATTGCATCTAACATTGTTTTGACGGCTAAATCCATATCTCGCACAGCGAGCTGTGGATAGCTCGCTGCCAAAGCTTCAATTAACTCTGATTTAGTCACCGTTTATTCGTCTTTAGCTTGATCTAGTTTAGCTTTTAATAAAGCACCTAGATTTGTTGTACCAGAAGATGCGGCTGCATCGTTTAAGCTCTCTAATTTATCCGCTGTTTCAGCATTATCACGCGCTTTAACAGATAATTGAATAGAACGAGCTTTGCGATCGATATTAACAATCATCGCCTCAACTTTA encodes:
- a CDS encoding integration host factor subunit beta, with amino-acid sequence MTKSELIEALAASYPQLAVRDMDLAVKTMLDAMTEALSNGQRIEIRGFGSFSLSQRAPRMGRNPKTGEQVEVPGKRVPHFKAGKELRERVDFVFKTQDKS